Proteins encoded by one window of Glycine soja cultivar W05 chromosome 15, ASM419377v2, whole genome shotgun sequence:
- the LOC114386743 gene encoding phospho-N-acetylmuramoyl-pentapeptide-transferase homolog has protein sequence MRRDDFEVPPFDNFPPCLYKNAHFPFLTWNILASIPSPSVRCSFSPFSPQIYFLCIASMPSHSRILNYRHRSLPLHLSRRKRLSLPPTTSLVYSPRSRFDCASLELHPLIIPHNECCVLRNVAPTKAFDDDSFDIPMLDDWNADDSSSAYKLSSSDGEDSDGEIFLTPVNDLDLPSVSASNNDALTVAAHRFANLGRGRKKSRTKLGIFITLGLIIVLTLLLLYVDWCAWRIVRLPLSPFYLTRPFLISAILASFAGYVCVPIFRHFKIIHVIKKQGPARHHMKKTAPTLGGLLFIPIGVVVAHVFAGSSSIEVSGAAGATIAFAAVGLLSDILSLTKNHWRALPALTEVLLEVAVGTWFSFWLDITSISSPYGMKMLVPLPLGIVYLGRCYQLLTSFCFVSMGHGVKLADALDGLAGGIAALAFTGMSIAVLPICSDLAIFGASMAGSCVGFLLHNRYKASVFMGNIGSLALGGALAAMAACTGMFFPLLISSGIFIVESLSVIIQVLYFKMTKGFQGAWWWRFLRIPPFHYGLQLRGFREPNIVLGAYIISSVLALLGGYVGLVSA, from the exons ATGCGACGCGATGATTTCGAAGTGCCGCCATTTGACAATTTCCCTCCCTGTTTATATAAAAACGCTCATTTCCCTTTCCTAACATGGAACATACTCGCGTCAATTCCCTCCCCTTCCGTTCGATGTTCATTTTCTCCATTCTCTCCTCAGATCTACTTTCTCTGCATCGCATCCATGCCTTCTCATTCTCGCATCCTCAATTACCGCCATCGCTCTCTCCCTCTCCACCTCTCTCGCCGCAAACGCCTCTCTCTCCCTCCAACCACTTCCCTCGTCTACTCTCCCCGTTCCCGCTTCGATTGCGCTAGTCTCGAG TTACATCCGTTGATTATTCCGCACAATGAATGCTGCGTTCTACGCAATGTAGCTCCTACAAAAGCCTTCGACGAT GATTCATTTGACATACCAATGCTTGATGATTGGAATGCTGATGATAGTTCTTCTGCATATAAGCTCTCTTCCAGTGACGGGGAAGACAGTGATGGCGAAATTTTTCTTACTCCAGTGAATGATCTTGATTTGCCTTCTGTTTCTGCATCAAATAATGATGCCCTAACAGTGGCTGCTCATCGGTTTGCAAACCTTGGGAGGGGACGCAAGAAATCTAG GACCAAACTTGGTATTTTCATCACTCTGGGGCTTATAATCGTCTTGACATTACTGCTTTTGTATGTGGATTGGTGTGCATGGAGAATTGTTAGACTTCCCTTGTCACCTTTTTACTTGACCCGCCCATTTCTCATATCAGCCATTTTAGCTTCTTTTGCTGGCTATGTTTGTGTCCCAATTTTtcgtcattttaaaattatccatGTAATCAAGAAACAAGGACCTGCTAGACATCACATGAAAAAGACGGCACCCACATTGGGTGGTTTGCTTTTTATACCTATTGGTGTAGTTGTTGCTCATGTCTTTGCTGGTTCCTCATCTATAGAAGTGTCTGGGGCAGCTGGAGCAACCATTGCATTTGCTGCAGTTGGTTTACTTAGTGATATATTAAGCCTCACCAAAAATCATTGGAGAGCTTTGCCTGCATTGACAGAAGTTCTCTTGGAG GTAGCTGTTGGAACATGGTTTTCGTTTTGGTTGGACATCACCAGTATATCTTCACCCTATGGCAT GAAGATGCTGGTTCCTCTACCTCTGGGCATTGTGTACTTGGGACGATGTTACCAACTCTTGacttcattttgttttgtttccatGGGGCATGGTGTTAAGTTAGCAGATGCTCTTGATGGACTAGCTGGAGGTATTGCTGCGTTGGCATTTACCGGAATGTCAATAGCTGTTCTTCCAATTTGTTCTG ATCTTGCTAtatttggagcttcaatggctGGATCTTGTGTTGGATTTCTTCTACACAACAGATACAAAGCATCTGTATTTATGGGTAATATTGGATCTTTGGCACTTGGTGGTGCATTAGCTGCAATGGCTGCATGTACTGGAATGTTCTTCCCGCTACTCATTTCTTCTGGAATCTTCATTGTTGAGTCATTATCAGTTATCATTCAG GTTTTGTACTTCAAGATGACTAAGGGCTTCCAGGGAGCATGGTGGTGGCGCTTTTTGAGAATCCCTCCCTTTCATTACGGGCTCCAGTTACGTGGGTTCAGAGAACCAAATATTGTATTGGGAGCTTATATTATATCATCTGTTTTGGCTTTGCTTGGCGGCTATGTGGGTCTTGTTTCAGCATAA
- the LOC114387884 gene encoding cytochrome P450 710A11-like yields the protein MKALTLASLLASFSFTELTSYLACFILLLLLLEQISYIVKKGSIPGPSLVLPFLGNAIPLVRNPTKFWDLQSSFAKSTPLGFSANYIIGNFIVFIRDSELSHKIFSNVRPDAFRLVGHPFGKKLFGEHNLIYMTGQDHKNLRRRIAPNFTPKALSTYTSLQQIIILNHLKSWVSQAQAQGSYSIPLRILARDMNLETSQTVFVGPYLGLKARERFERDYFLFNVGLMKLPFDFPGTAFRNARLAVDRLVVALGTCTEMSKTRMRTLGEEPSCLIDYWMQDTLREIEEAKLAGETPPPFSTDAEIGGYLFDFLFAAQDASTSSLLWAVALLESHPEVLAKVRAEVAGIWSPESDELITADMLREMKYTQAVAREVVRFRPPATLVPHVAAERFPLTESYTIPKGAIVFPSAFESSFQGFTEPDRFDPDRFSEERQEDQIFKRNFLAFGAGPHQCVGQRYALNHLVLFIALFTTLIDFKRDISDGCDEIAYVPTICPKDDCRVFLSKRCARYPSFPSVEDLVK from the coding sequence ATGAAGGCTCTCACACTGGCATCCCTCTTGGCCTCTTTCTCCTTCACGGAGCTTACCTCGTACCTGGCATGCTTCATCCTCCTCCTGCTTCTCCTGGAACAGATCTCGTACATAGTCAAAAAAGGTTCCATCCCAGGACCCTCCTTGGTCCTTCCCTTCCTAGGCAACGCAATCCCATTGGTCCGAAACCCTACCAAATTCTGGGACCTTCAATCCTCTTTCGCTAAATCCACTCCCTTGGGCTTCTCCGCCAACTACATCATCGGCAACTTCATCGTCTTCATCCGAGACTCCGAACTCTCCCACAAAATCTTCTCCAATGTCAGGCCCGACGCCTTCCGCTTAGTGGGCCACCCCTTCGGGAAAAAACTATTCGGCGAACACAACCTCATCTACATGACTGGCCAAGACCACAAAAATCTCCGCCGTCGGATCGCCCCCAATTTCACCCCTAAAGCCCTCTCCACCTACACCTCGCTCCAGCAGATTATCATCCTCAACCACCTCAAGTCATGGGTCAGTCAGGCCCAAGCCCAAGGCTCCTATTCTATTCCGCTCCGCATCCTGGCTCGTGACATGAACCTCGAGACCTCCCAGACCGTCTTCGTGGGCCCGTACTTGGGCCTCAAAGCCCGAGAGCGATTTGAGAGGGATTACTTTCTATTCAACGTGGGGCTAATGAAGCTGCCGTTTGACTTCCCCGGCACCGCGTTTCGGAACGCGAGGCTCGCCGTGGACCGGCTTGTCGTAGCCCTAGGCACGTGCACCGAGATGAGCAAAACGAGGATGCGGACATTAGGGGAAGAGCCTTCGTGCCTCATCGATTACTGGATGCAGGACACGCTCAGGGAAATCGAGGAGGCCAAGCTCGCCGGAGAAACGCCGCCGCCGTTCTCCACCGATGCCGAGATCGGTGGCTACCTCTTCGACTTCCTCTTCGCGGCGCAGGACGCGTCCACTTCGTCGCTTCTGTGGGCGGTGGCTTTGCTCGAATCGCACCCGGAGGTGCTCGCGAAGGTGAGGGCCGAAGTCGCCGGAATCTGGTCGCCGGAGTCGGATGAACTGATTACTGCCGATATGCTTAGGGAGATGAAGTACACTCAGGCGGTGGCACGTGAGGTGGTGAGGTTCCGGCCGCCGGCGACGCTGGTGCCGCACGTCGCGGCGGAAAGGTTTCCGTTGACGGAATCGTACACGATACCAAAAGGAGCTATCGTGTTTCCGTCGGCGTTCGAGTCGTCGTTTCAAGGGTTCACTGAACCGGACCGGTTTGACCCGGACCGGTTCTCGGAGGAGAGACAGGAGGACCAAATATTTAAGAGAAACTTTCTCGCGTTCGGGGCTGGGCCCCACCAGTGTGTAGGTCAAAGGTACGCGTTGAATCATCTTGTTCTCTTCATCGCCTTGTTCACAACGTTGATCGATTTCAAGAGGGACATATCCGACGGCTGTGATGAGATTGCGTACGTGCCCACCATTTGCCCCAAAGACGACTGCAGGGTATTTCTGTCCAAACGGTGCGCACGgtatccttcttttccttcggTAGAGGACCTCGTCAAATGA